In the genome of Flavobacteriaceae bacterium YJPT1-3, the window TTTACGAATGTTGAACGTAAAGAAGCCTATTCCGGCAAGGAGGGCTAGCAAAAAAAGAATGTTGGGGAGGTATTGCATGATGAATTAACGTAAACTATCCTGAGGTGGTGTATACTCTTTATTATTTTTTCCAAAAAGGGAGAAATGCACGTAACGCTTCGGATTCAACTTAAGATCTTGAAGCAGCTGCTCCAACTGGCGTGTAGCTCCCTCCAGGTTATCATAAACCTGTTCATCCTGCAACAATTTTCCGGCAGTTCCCTTACCTTCTTTCAGGTTGTTGGCAATGCCTTGAAAATCATTGACTACCTTTTCCAGATTAGCTACGAGTCGGCCCACCTCTACTTGCGACAAGGTATCACTGATTTTGGCAAAATTGGAAGACATTTCATCCAGGTTGCTAAAGGTGCGGTCCAATTTATCTCGGTTGGTCACCAGGATCTCATTAAGCGATTTAGAAGCCCCTTGAAACTGAGTAGCCGTTGCACTCAGACTGGCAATGGTGTTGCGTAGATTTTGTCGTGTACCGGGATCTAAAACAGAATTCACAGCCTGTAACAAAGAATCAGCACTAACGATAGTCCCTTCGATCTTGCTTTGCAAGGGTGGAAGCAACTCGTTGACTAACTCCATCATTCCGGTGTCGATCACCCCGTTTAAGGTATCTCCGGAAACGGCTTTAGGGCCTTCATATTTAGGTTCAATAGCGAGAGATTTCCCTCCAATGAGACTACCTCCGTAGATCTTAGCGACACTTTGTTTGGAAAATTCAAAATCACTATCCACTTCAAAGGTGACTAATAAATTTCCAGTCTGGTCCAGAAATTCAATGGCCACTACTTTCCCGATATTCAATCCATTGATGGTGACGTCTGAAGCGGGTGCCAACCCTTCCACATTGTCATAGACAGCATAGAAGGTGCGGTTATTGTCGAGTAGATTTTGACCCTTCAGGAAATTGTAGCCAAAAATGAGTAGGAGAATGGCGACAATGGCCAGAATTGCGGTTTTAACCTCTCTAGTTAATTTCAAATTTTAGTTTTTTGATAAGCTTCAAATTTAGGAATTAATTTGAAGAAGAATGAGGCAGATCCGGTTAATTTAGAACCTCTTTGATCGGCACTTTGATCCCGTTACGATCAAAGGATACGATAAAGGCCGTACCGTAACCCGCTGCGCGTGCTTCCTTTAACTTCCGCTGAATGTCGGTGTAGCTCGACGTGGCCCCATAGAAATACTTATATAGTTCTCCTTCCTTCATTCGGGAAAGCTCCTTCAAACCTTTGAAATTATAGGGCTCGGGATCCAAAGCCCGGCTACTGGCCGCCAATTGCACCTTGAAAATCACATCCTCATAGACCACTTCTGCTGCTGGCTCTACTCGTACTACCCCTAAATCTTCGTTCGCCTCCACATTGGCCTTATAGGTCCGTATGGCCTGAGCCATGGCCCTGGCCATTTCTTCCTGTCCGCGCGCAGATGCCAGGTACTTCCCTTCTTGGGTATTGGTGATAAATCCGGTCTCTACCAAAACACTGGGCATGACGGTTTGCAACAGAACAACAAAGGCCGCCTGTTTCACACTGCGGTCCTTTCGTTTCAATTGCACCCTGAATTGATCTTGAATCAAGCTGGCAAGCTCAATGGATTGGTCTAAGAACTCCTCCTGCATCAGCGTCAGGCCGATCATACTTTCGGGGGAATTCAGATCGTATTTGGCGTATTTTTCTTCGTAGTTCTCTTCTAGAAAGATCACCTCGTTCTCCGCCTGAGCTACTTTGAGGTTCTGATCGTTGGCGTGTAGACCCAGTACATAGGTCTCTGCACCGTAGGCCTGTGAATAGTGCGCATTACAATGAATGGAGACGAACAGATCAGCTTCGGCTTTATTCGCGATATTCCCCCGCTCGGTCAAGTCAATAAAGGTGTCTGTTTTACGGGTGTATACGATCTTGATGTCGTCCTGCTTTTCGAGCTCCTTACCCAGAGCCAACACGATCTTTAAGGCGATGTCCTTTTCCCGATAGCCCGCTTTAGAAGGTTTACCAGGATCTTTGCCTCCGTGTCCCGCGTCAAGCACTACAGTAAATGGCTTTTTCCCTGCCTGTGCGGAGACAGGGTCCGCTTTCGCGAAAGCGAAAAAACATAAACTAATTAGAATTAATCCCCGGAACTCTCGTTTACTCCACATATCATCTATTGCCTTGGAGGGCCCTACTTTGATGCCTTTTTTCTCCTTCTTATTTTTGAGGTCAAATAATAGGCGTAATTTTGGCACCTTAATTGAGGCCACTAGCTTTACAAAAATAGCACTAATCGACTTGCAAACAAACTTTAAAAAGTCTCTCCTCACCGTTCTGGTCGCTTGGTGCTCGGTTGTTGGTCTGTTTGCTCAGGACTTACCCAATAATAATGCCACTCCTGTACCCGTTCAGGATACT includes:
- a CDS encoding N-acetylmuramoyl-L-alanine amidase, with amino-acid sequence MPKLRLLFDLKNKKEKKGIKVGPSKAIDDMWSKREFRGLILISLCFFAFAKADPVSAQAGKKPFTVVLDAGHGGKDPGKPSKAGYREKDIALKIVLALGKELEKQDDIKIVYTRKTDTFIDLTERGNIANKAEADLFVSIHCNAHYSQAYGAETYVLGLHANDQNLKVAQAENEVIFLEENYEEKYAKYDLNSPESMIGLTLMQEEFLDQSIELASLIQDQFRVQLKRKDRSVKQAAFVVLLQTVMPSVLVETGFITNTQEGKYLASARGQEEMARAMAQAIRTYKANVEANEDLGVVRVEPAAEVVYEDVIFKVQLAASSRALDPEPYNFKGLKELSRMKEGELYKYFYGATSSYTDIQRKLKEARAAGYGTAFIVSFDRNGIKVPIKEVLN
- a CDS encoding MlaD family protein, with the protein product MKLTREVKTAILAIVAILLLIFGYNFLKGQNLLDNNRTFYAVYDNVEGLAPASDVTINGLNIGKVVAIEFLDQTGNLLVTFEVDSDFEFSKQSVAKIYGGSLIGGKSLAIEPKYEGPKAVSGDTLNGVIDTGMMELVNELLPPLQSKIEGTIVSADSLLQAVNSVLDPGTRQNLRNTIASLSATATQFQGASKSLNEILVTNRDKLDRTFSNLDEMSSNFAKISDTLSQVEVGRLVANLEKVVNDFQGIANNLKEGKGTAGKLLQDEQVYDNLEGATRQLEQLLQDLKLNPKRYVHFSLFGKNNKEYTPPQDSLR